One region of Ischnura elegans unplaced genomic scaffold, ioIscEleg1.1, whole genome shotgun sequence genomic DNA includes:
- the LOC124173531 gene encoding uncharacterized protein LOC124173531 produces the protein MTAELWKRRSVFKSWAISRTNGRWKGSLRIRVLFWCHLFLISRRATVPVGLLHSTGGLLRAASVASCFLGAVDLRAVCLSARPSKDVIKRKQNVAQPRFSHRDSSDTTGRGKGGKGLGKGGAKRHRKVLRDNIQGITKPAIRRLARRGGVQRISGLIYEETRGVLEVFLENVIRDAVTYTEHAKRKTVTAMDVVYALKRQGRTLYGFGG, from the exons ATGACGGCGGAGCTCTGGAAGCGGAGGTCGGTCTTCAAGTCCTGGGCGATCTCACGGACCAATGGGCGCTGGAAGGGCAGCTTGCGGATCAGAGTGCTCTTCTGGTGTCATCTCTTTCTGATCTCTCGGAGGGCCACGGTACCTGTGGGGCTTCTTCACTCCACCGGTGGCCTCTTGCGAGCGGCCTCGGTGGCCAGCTGCTTCCTGGGGGCGGTCGACTTACGGGCTGTCTGCTTG AGTGCGAGACCGTCGAAAGACGTTATAAAAAGAAAGCAGAACGTGGCGCAACCACGATTCTCTCACCGAGACAGCAGCGACACGACCGGACGTGGCAAGGGAGGAAAAGGCTTGGGGAAAGGAGGCGCCAAGCGTCATCGCAAGGTTCTTCGCGACAACATCCAGGGCATCACCAAGCCGGCCATTCGCCGTTTGGCCCGCCGTGGAGGTGTCCAGCGTATCTCCGGACTCATCTACGAGGAGACCCGCGGTGTGCTCGAGGTGTTCCTGGAGAACGTGATCCGTGACGCCGTCACCTACACCGAACACGCCAAGAGGAAGACCGTGACCGCCATGGACGTCGTGTACGCCCTCAAGCGCCAGGGACGCACCCTGTACGGATTCGGTGGTTAG